One Candidatus Latescibacter sp. genomic region harbors:
- a CDS encoding fused MFS/spermidine synthase yields the protein MAKGIFFIVFFISGVFAVSLSWAGSPYSDSKTLYQKDSIYQTIKVCQEGTVLKLFGGRTCFSAMDKAEPYHHVLEYTGMMIMGTAYVENPKTALLIGLGGGTVANYLRKYYPNLKITVVELDKTVLECSQKFFDFKTGENMKVVIQDGRRFLMKDKDKYDIIILDAYYGDYIPFHLLTKEFLGIVKEHVQKNGIVVSNTWSSQKLYERESATYEDVFGHFDSYLGNKSGNRIIITSGNGEKSDESSLRCCMVKTQDTIQYKELNLPEIFDKTYDRNLSWPKDTQILTDDYAPVNTLVDR from the coding sequence ATGGCAAAAGGAATTTTTTTTATAGTGTTTTTTATTTCAGGTGTATTTGCTGTAAGTTTATCCTGGGCCGGATCGCCGTACTCTGACTCTAAGACTCTCTACCAGAAAGATTCGATCTATCAAACGATTAAGGTATGTCAGGAAGGTACGGTGCTGAAATTATTTGGGGGAAGAACCTGTTTCAGCGCGATGGATAAAGCTGAGCCTTATCACCATGTTCTGGAATATACCGGAATGATGATCATGGGTACCGCATATGTCGAGAATCCGAAGACAGCACTTTTGATCGGCCTGGGCGGAGGAACTGTGGCGAATTATTTGAGAAAATATTACCCGAACTTGAAAATTACCGTAGTTGAATTGGATAAAACCGTTCTTGAATGTTCTCAAAAATTCTTTGATTTTAAAACGGGTGAAAATATGAAGGTGGTTATTCAGGACGGAAGAAGGTTTCTCATGAAAGACAAAGATAAATATGATATTATAATTTTAGATGCATATTATGGAGATTACATACCTTTCCATCTTTTAACGAAAGAATTTCTCGGTATTGTAAAAGAACATGTACAGAAAAACGGTATCGTTGTTTCCAATACGTGGTCATCGCAAAAACTGTATGAAAGAGAATCTGCGACCTATGAAGATGTATTCGGTCATTTTGACAGCTATCTGGGTAATAAATCGGGTAACAGAATTATTATTACTTCCGGGAATGGGGAAAAATCCGATGAATCATCATTGCGATGCTGTATGGTAAAAACACAAGATACAATTCAGTATAAAGAATTGAATCTCCCCGAAATATTTGATAAAACGTATGATAGAAATCTTTCCTGGCCGAAAGATACTCAAATCCTGACCGATGATTATGCTCCGGTTAATACACTCGTTGATCGGTGA
- a CDS encoding transposase produces the protein MAYRRIVNGWQGVFRNVILATMPVDTIAGEFSESEGRSTKELYSMAGLVFIMQFRNWTIEQAAEEYMINLGVQYALNLEPGGQSLSSRTLDRYLAIFRECDIAEKVFHDVTQALVEALEKDVSRQRLDSTHIFSNMAQFGRTQLMGVVVKRFLTQVHRHDVPAYEALPEELLARYAPAANRLFGDTVNDIKSRKLIRQQVAEDMLMLIQWFEDTDHADRTTFKQLVRVFNEQCTVEEKRVIIKEKAGGRVLQNPSDPDATYDGLKGPGYQVQVAETCTEGDVQLITAVIPQTAAEPDCEAVLPVCRDLQETGLVPEIMLCDAAYGSDANVQNCKAQEMELISPVNRSRRNDEIMHVDDFDIDPFTECVHLCPAGHAPLESTHDLSTGKTRTIFDGALCRACPSFAKCPTTGKGNRRTFHHTPAQRRNAARLQKEQTPAFRSVYNKRAGIEGTFSRIKSCLGLHRLRVRGSKPVFMALFLKLAGWNILQAAKSNTLRRKIAAKIRVFSTNPIPNWLSMYVFRFHCYLFNRPVLCSPLTDLLMHSS, from the coding sequence TTGGCTTACCGCCGCATAGTCAACGGCTGGCAGGGAGTATTCCGGAATGTTATACTCGCTACGATGCCTGTGGACACAATTGCTGGAGAATTCAGCGAAAGTGAAGGACGGTCGACCAAGGAATTGTATTCGATGGCCGGGTTGGTATTCATCATGCAGTTTCGTAACTGGACGATCGAGCAGGCAGCGGAAGAATATATGATTAATTTGGGCGTCCAGTATGCGCTCAATCTGGAGCCGGGCGGGCAAAGTCTTTCTTCGCGAACGCTGGATCGTTATCTGGCGATTTTTCGTGAGTGTGACATTGCGGAGAAGGTGTTTCACGATGTGACTCAAGCACTGGTTGAAGCACTGGAAAAAGACGTGAGCCGGCAGCGATTGGATTCCACGCATATATTCAGCAATATGGCGCAGTTTGGGCGGACACAGTTGATGGGAGTGGTAGTCAAGCGTTTCCTGACTCAAGTGCATCGGCATGATGTCCCTGCTTATGAAGCCTTGCCTGAAGAATTGCTCGCGCGATATGCCCCGGCAGCCAACCGGTTGTTCGGCGACACGGTGAACGACATCAAATCGCGGAAGCTGATTCGTCAACAGGTTGCTGAGGATATGCTGATGTTGATTCAATGGTTTGAGGATACCGATCACGCTGATCGGACGACGTTTAAGCAACTGGTTCGGGTGTTCAACGAACAATGCACGGTAGAAGAGAAACGGGTGATAATCAAAGAGAAAGCGGGAGGCCGAGTGCTTCAGAACCCTTCCGACCCCGATGCCACCTATGACGGCCTGAAAGGGCCGGGATACCAGGTGCAGGTCGCCGAGACCTGTACGGAAGGTGATGTGCAGCTGATCACAGCGGTTATCCCGCAAACGGCGGCCGAACCAGATTGTGAGGCTGTCCTTCCCGTATGCCGTGACCTTCAGGAAACTGGATTGGTTCCTGAAATAATGCTGTGCGATGCCGCCTATGGCAGCGACGCCAATGTCCAGAATTGTAAAGCACAAGAAATGGAATTGATCAGCCCGGTCAACCGGTCCCGACGCAATGATGAGATAATGCATGTAGACGATTTTGACATCGACCCTTTCACAGAATGCGTTCACCTTTGTCCGGCAGGTCATGCGCCTCTGGAATCCACTCATGACCTGTCCACGGGGAAGACCCGCACCATCTTTGACGGTGCGTTGTGCAGAGCCTGTCCAAGCTTTGCAAAATGCCCCACTACCGGAAAGGGTAACCGCCGTACGTTCCATCACACCCCTGCTCAACGGCGTAACGCCGCGCGCCTCCAGAAGGAACAGACCCCCGCGTTCCGTTCCGTATACAACAAACGAGCCGGTATCGAAGGAACCTTTTCGCGCATCAAATCCTGCCTCGGCCTGCATCGGTTGCGAGTTCGGGGATCCAAGCCCGTATTCATGGCATTGTTTCTCAAACTTGCTGGGTGGAATATTCTCCAGGCCGCAAAATCTAATACCTTGAGGAGGAAAATAGCCGCCAAAATACGGGTATTTTCCACTAATCCGATCCCAAATTGGCTTTCGATGTATGTTTTCAGGTTCCATTGTTATCTTTTTAACCGTCCTGTTCTCTGTTCGCCTTTAACAGACCTTTTGATGCATTCAAGTTGA
- a CDS encoding fused MFS/spermidine synthase, with the protein MLTKILIYMITFLGGGIFLGLEIIASRVLAPYFGNSIYVWGSLISVFLLALSIGYYFGGLLADRMPSFKILALLILGASFFVLIIPVIQIPVSRIIVAWDLELRISSLIACISFFMIPSVLNGMITPFVIKLNTAKLTTIGQTVGNIYAVSTMGSVTGALLVSFYLIPSIGTRAILILSGIVLIFTSFLSFLTDKILSHQRKDYHQCTKGELT; encoded by the coding sequence ATGCTGACAAAAATTCTTATCTACATGATTACTTTTTTAGGCGGCGGAATCTTTTTAGGACTTGAAATAATTGCCAGCCGGGTTTTAGCTCCTTATTTCGGGAATTCGATCTATGTATGGGGGAGCCTGATAAGCGTTTTTTTATTGGCGTTGAGCATCGGTTATTATTTCGGCGGTCTTTTGGCAGATAGAATGCCGTCCTTTAAAATACTCGCACTGCTGATTCTGGGCGCGAGTTTTTTTGTCCTGATAATACCTGTTATCCAAATTCCGGTCAGCAGGATTATCGTTGCATGGGATCTGGAATTGCGTATTTCTTCACTCATTGCCTGTATTTCTTTTTTCATGATCCCTTCCGTGTTAAACGGTATGATAACCCCGTTCGTCATTAAACTAAATACTGCAAAACTCACAACCATCGGGCAGACAGTCGGAAATATCTATGCGGTTTCTACCATGGGAAGCGTCACAGGAGCTCTCCTGGTTTCTTTTTATTTGATTCCGAGCATAGGAACCCGCGCCATACTTATTTTATCCGGCATAGTATTGATCTTCACCAGTTTTTTAAGTTTTCTAACTGACAAAATTTTGTCGCATCAAAGAAAAGATTATCATCAATGCACGAAAGGAGAATTAACGTGA
- a CDS encoding class I SAM-dependent methyltransferase → MNISHGVRRSLLALSLLALPAGIFAQAQQQKEQFEPHVGQEGKDVVWVPTPQALVNKMLDMAKVTPEDFLIDLGSGDGRTVITAAKRGARAIGIEYNPNMVELSKRSAEKEGVSDKAAFVKADLFETDISHATVITMFLLPEINLKLRPKILDLKPGTRIVSNTFTMEDWEADETATVDNVGSSWDTALLWIVPAKVGGTWRLAQGDLTLKQEFQMISGALKSGTNNTSIENGRLRGDQISFSAGGAQYTGTVNGNTMEGTVTSGGNSSKWSTAYIGL, encoded by the coding sequence GTGAACATATCGCATGGAGTACGCAGGTCGTTGTTGGCTCTCTCCCTGCTCGCGTTACCAGCCGGTATTTTCGCACAGGCGCAGCAGCAGAAAGAGCAATTCGAGCCGCATGTCGGCCAGGAAGGCAAGGATGTTGTGTGGGTGCCGACGCCGCAGGCGCTGGTGAATAAAATGCTCGACATGGCTAAGGTCACTCCGGAAGATTTCCTGATCGACCTCGGCTCAGGCGACGGGCGCACAGTTATTACTGCCGCTAAGCGCGGCGCCCGGGCAATAGGCATCGAATACAACCCGAACATGGTGGAGCTTTCGAAGCGCAGCGCCGAAAAAGAAGGAGTCTCCGATAAAGCTGCTTTCGTCAAAGCCGACCTGTTCGAGACCGATATCTCACATGCGACTGTGATTACCATGTTTCTTTTGCCTGAGATCAATCTTAAACTGCGTCCGAAAATTCTCGATCTCAAGCCCGGCACCCGTATCGTATCGAATACTTTCACCATGGAAGATTGGGAGGCCGATGAGACCGCCACGGTTGATAATGTCGGCTCCTCCTGGGACACAGCCCTTTTATGGATAGTGCCGGCAAAAGTGGGAGGCACATGGCGGCTGGCTCAGGGAGACCTCACGCTCAAGCAGGAGTTCCAGATGATTTCCGGCGCGCTCAAATCCGGCACTAACAACACCTCGATTGAAAATGGCAGGCTGCGCGGAGATCAGATCAGCTTCAGCGCCGGAGGCGCCCAATACACCGGCACCGTGAACGGCAACACCATGGAAGGAACTGTCACATCCGGCGGAAACAGCAGCAAATGGAGCACCGCCTACATAGGGTTATAA
- a CDS encoding DUF362 domain-containing protein yields MNTPYTRRNFIICSGGVIGAGLLPGTILPSPAGAKENTGTIDLAVVQGDTARAAARAIELFGGMERFVRPNDTVLLKPNVSFPNPPRMGSTTSPELVKAVAELALKAGAVRVIVADNTMRGSAACFEATGIQAAFAGSEKAKIISLDRESSFTEIEVPHGKALKKVMIARLIGRCNVVINLPCAKSHSATEVSFGLKNLMGLIWDRQFFHTGADLHWGIAELATVMRPHLTILDASRALITAGPTGPGKVQELRTVIAGTDPLAVDAYAVSLAAWNNRSLDARSVLHLSHAYTLGVGKIDVTKMAVVKESV; encoded by the coding sequence ATGAATACACCGTATACCAGAAGAAATTTTATCATATGCTCCGGAGGAGTTATCGGCGCCGGTCTCCTTCCAGGTACAATTCTTCCCTCGCCTGCCGGGGCGAAAGAAAACACCGGAACTATCGACCTTGCGGTAGTGCAGGGAGATACTGCCAGGGCGGCCGCGCGTGCAATAGAACTGTTCGGGGGAATGGAACGTTTTGTCCGTCCGAATGACACCGTTCTCCTCAAACCGAACGTCTCGTTCCCCAATCCTCCCCGCATGGGCAGCACGACCAGTCCCGAACTGGTGAAAGCGGTTGCGGAGCTGGCACTGAAAGCGGGCGCGGTAAGGGTCATCGTAGCAGATAACACGATGCGCGGCAGCGCCGCCTGTTTCGAGGCAACAGGAATACAGGCGGCTTTCGCAGGCAGTGAAAAGGCAAAGATCATCTCTCTTGACCGCGAGAGCTCTTTCACCGAGATCGAGGTTCCGCACGGCAAGGCGCTGAAAAAGGTCATGATCGCCAGGCTGATCGGCAGGTGCAACGTGGTGATAAACCTGCCCTGCGCCAAGTCGCACAGCGCCACCGAGGTGAGTTTCGGTCTGAAAAATCTTATGGGACTCATCTGGGACCGTCAATTTTTTCATACCGGCGCCGATCTGCATTGGGGGATTGCCGAGCTGGCGACCGTGATGCGCCCGCATCTTACCATCCTGGACGCCAGCCGCGCGCTGATAACCGCCGGACCAACCGGCCCGGGGAAAGTCCAGGAATTGCGCACCGTCATTGCCGGAACCGACCCCCTTGCGGTCGATGCCTATGCGGTCTCTCTGGCGGCCTGGAACAACCGGTCGCTTGACGCCCGTTCTGTGCTGCATCTTTCCCATGCCTATACCCTGGGTGTAGGGAAAATAGATGTGACAAAGATGGCTGTTGTCAAGGAAAGCGTATAA
- a CDS encoding PIG-L family deacetylase, whose product MYIGAHPDDENTAVLAYLVKGKKYRTAYLSLTRGDGGQNLIGSEKGVEIGIIRTQELLEARNIDGAEQYFTRAIDFGYSKTAEETFNFWDRGKVLADMVWVIRTFCPDLIMTRFPPGQSGGHGHHAASALLALQAFKAAADPAQFPEQLKFVKPWKTRRIFANTFRIEQGDKNPLIRVNVGEYNPLPGKSYTEIAALSRSMHKTQGFGAAGRRGIQYDNFVLVDGDPASNDLFEGIDTTWNRIPGGQRTGKMLQKILKTFDPQNPSKSVPDLLAVYEELNKLQENEWVAVKRQELLKIIQSCAGLWIEAVSTGFSAVPGEQVPFRITMVNRSDLPLKLGKVSCPECGFTSLENRDLADNVPVTVENTLHIPAACPISQPYWLEEPFSEGMFSVSNQRMIGLAENPPSIRILVTVSCGGLFLEYPAPLIFRWTDRVDGELYRPFEIRPPATCNFNENVCVFGNNSSKKITVGIKSHASNISGLLRLSGTDSWKVEPKTIPFSIAEKNGEQQVTFTLSPPENFGEAVLVAQAEINGKTYDRALVEISHPHIKKQVYFPQSSIKTVKLDSPMPGGKIGYVMGSGDEIPGALHSLGYDVALMVDEMLAAGDFSSFDAIITGVRAYNTREILKATQSRLLEYVRNGGTVIVQYNVPSGLLMGNFGPYPFTIGNDRVSVETAPVSFIKPDHPLLQVPNRITAADFDGWVQERGLYFATQWDEHYEPVLSCHDPNEPDRKGGMLYARYGKGVFIYSGYAWFRQLPAGVPGAYRLFVNMISSGKNQ is encoded by the coding sequence TTGTATATAGGCGCCCATCCGGACGATGAGAATACTGCGGTCCTGGCGTATCTGGTGAAAGGGAAAAAATACCGCACCGCATACCTGTCGCTCACACGCGGCGATGGCGGCCAAAACCTGATCGGCTCGGAAAAGGGAGTCGAAATCGGCATAATCCGTACCCAGGAGCTTCTGGAAGCGCGTAACATAGACGGCGCGGAACAGTATTTTACCCGGGCAATCGATTTCGGATATTCGAAGACAGCCGAAGAGACATTCAATTTCTGGGACAGGGGAAAAGTTCTTGCCGATATGGTATGGGTAATCCGGACATTCTGTCCCGATCTTATTATGACACGGTTCCCTCCGGGTCAATCCGGAGGGCACGGTCACCATGCCGCTTCAGCGCTGCTTGCGCTCCAGGCATTTAAAGCCGCAGCAGACCCGGCGCAATTCCCGGAACAGCTCAAATTCGTCAAACCCTGGAAAACACGGAGAATATTCGCGAACACCTTCCGTATCGAGCAAGGTGATAAAAATCCTTTAATCAGAGTAAATGTCGGCGAATACAATCCGCTTCCGGGCAAATCATATACCGAAATCGCCGCTTTGAGCCGGTCCATGCACAAGACACAGGGTTTCGGCGCCGCCGGCCGAAGGGGAATTCAGTACGATAATTTCGTACTCGTTGACGGGGATCCGGCCTCAAACGACCTTTTCGAGGGCATCGACACCACGTGGAACCGGATTCCCGGCGGCCAGCGGACAGGAAAGATGCTTCAGAAAATTCTGAAAACTTTTGACCCTCAGAACCCTTCCAAATCTGTTCCTGATCTGTTAGCGGTCTATGAAGAGCTGAACAAACTCCAGGAGAACGAGTGGGTCGCGGTAAAACGGCAGGAATTATTGAAAATCATACAATCCTGCGCAGGCCTCTGGATCGAAGCGGTGTCGACCGGTTTTTCCGCTGTTCCGGGGGAGCAGGTTCCGTTCCGTATAACAATGGTAAACCGATCTGATCTGCCTTTGAAGCTTGGGAAGGTCAGTTGTCCTGAATGCGGCTTTACATCCCTTGAAAATCGCGATCTGGCCGATAATGTTCCGGTGACCGTCGAAAATACCCTTCACATCCCGGCGGCATGTCCGATTTCACAGCCATACTGGCTCGAAGAGCCGTTTTCAGAAGGAATGTTCTCCGTTTCCAATCAACGGATGATCGGCCTCGCGGAAAATCCACCCTCGATTCGGATTCTCGTTACCGTGAGCTGCGGAGGCTTGTTCCTGGAATACCCGGCGCCTCTCATTTTTCGATGGACTGACCGGGTCGATGGCGAGCTGTATCGTCCGTTTGAAATCAGGCCTCCGGCAACGTGTAACTTCAATGAGAACGTTTGCGTGTTCGGGAACAACAGTTCCAAAAAAATTACTGTCGGGATCAAGAGCCATGCTTCAAACATCTCGGGGCTCCTCCGGTTAAGCGGTACTGACTCCTGGAAGGTCGAGCCGAAGACGATACCATTTTCCATCGCTGAAAAAAATGGGGAACAACAGGTTACTTTTACCCTGTCTCCGCCTGAAAATTTTGGTGAAGCGGTCCTTGTCGCCCAGGCTGAAATCAACGGGAAAACCTATGACCGCGCCCTCGTCGAAATCAGTCACCCCCACATTAAAAAGCAGGTGTATTTCCCGCAGAGCAGCATCAAGACTGTTAAACTCGACAGCCCGATGCCAGGGGGAAAAATCGGCTATGTCATGGGCTCGGGAGACGAGATCCCCGGTGCGCTGCACAGCCTGGGATACGATGTCGCTTTGATGGTTGACGAGATGCTTGCGGCAGGGGATTTTTCCTCGTTCGATGCCATAATTACCGGTGTGCGTGCATACAATACTCGTGAGATATTGAAAGCCACCCAATCGCGGCTGCTCGAATATGTCCGTAATGGCGGAACTGTGATCGTTCAGTACAACGTGCCCTCCGGTCTGCTCATGGGGAATTTCGGCCCGTATCCTTTCACCATCGGAAATGACCGGGTCAGCGTGGAGACAGCACCTGTCAGCTTTATAAAGCCGGATCACCCGCTTCTGCAAGTTCCGAACAGGATTACCGCAGCCGATTTCGATGGCTGGGTGCAGGAGCGGGGGCTCTATTTCGCCACACAATGGGACGAGCATTATGAACCGGTTTTGTCCTGCCATGACCCGAACGAACCCGATCGGAAGGGAGGAATGTTGTATGCCCGGTATGGTAAGGGTGTTTTTATCTATTCGGGTTACGCGTGGTTCCGCCAGCTTCCGGCCGGTGTTCCCGGGGCGTACCGGCTTTTTGTCAATATGATTTCATCGGGGAAAAATCAATGA
- a CDS encoding adenosine-specific kinase translates to MQIITVRIDKPESVNFIFGQTHFIKSVEDIHEALVGAVPGIKFGLAFCEASGKCLVRWSGTDEVMIELARENALAIAAGHCFIIFLGEGFYPLNVLNTVKMAPEVCRIFCATANPTEVILAETEQGRGVLGVVDGFHSRGIEDEEEIQWRKNLLRKIGYKL, encoded by the coding sequence ATGCAGATCATTACTGTAAGAATCGATAAGCCGGAATCGGTGAACTTCATTTTCGGCCAGACGCATTTCATCAAGTCCGTTGAGGACATCCACGAAGCTTTGGTTGGCGCTGTTCCGGGCATCAAATTCGGCCTGGCCTTTTGCGAAGCCTCCGGCAAATGCCTGGTGCGCTGGTCCGGCACCGACGAGGTCATGATCGAACTTGCGCGGGAAAATGCTCTTGCCATTGCCGCCGGCCATTGTTTTATCATTTTCCTCGGGGAAGGATTCTACCCGCTGAATGTGTTGAACACCGTGAAGATGGCGCCGGAGGTATGCCGTATTTTCTGCGCCACTGCCAACCCGACCGAAGTAATTCTTGCCGAGACGGAACAGGGGAGAGGCGTACTGGGGGTAGTGGACGGCTTTCATTCCAGAGGCATTGAAGACGAGGAAGAAATACAATGGCGGAAAAATTTATTGCGCAAGATCGGGTATAAATTATGA
- a CDS encoding DUF362 domain-containing protein produces the protein MKKFSRRTFLDHTAKGITGFPLFASSFNNSAQALEKPAGKVPVVVVQDDKALSGSVINQDTVQVMLDAALKSITGMESALEAWQSLFPGITRKSVIGIKVNCINDALSSHPKTAMAVAGALKRMQVEGSAFPEGNIIIWDRTVSELRRAGYTINTGTTGIRCFGTDQSGIGYSTINYNVAGSTQRLSRIITDMCDYLINLSVFKNHDMAGVTFSMKNHYGTCNNPGGLHGGYCDPYIAALNNLSPIRTKQVISICDALWGIVAGGPGGAPQVTPKSLIVSRDPVAHDAVCTQEIGNLGCKTLKIATHIATAAKAPYSLGIADLGQIEILRLQNPKLAVKEFESGETAPQVFRVFQNTPNPFNVETVISYRLFRPAAVKLDIYSIRGTIVRRLVDERQNAGLYRVNWDGRSKEGLPAASGIYFGRFLIDKHRGIVCMQLLK, from the coding sequence ATGAAAAAGTTTTCCAGAAGAACTTTCCTTGATCACACAGCCAAAGGGATAACAGGATTTCCCCTCTTTGCATCATCGTTCAATAATTCCGCACAGGCATTGGAAAAACCGGCAGGCAAGGTTCCAGTGGTGGTGGTCCAAGACGATAAAGCTCTCAGTGGCAGTGTAATCAACCAGGATACTGTTCAGGTCATGCTGGATGCCGCCCTCAAGAGCATCACCGGAATGGAAAGCGCCCTTGAGGCCTGGCAGAGCCTGTTCCCGGGAATCACCCGGAAAAGCGTAATCGGAATAAAAGTGAACTGCATCAATGATGCGCTCTCCAGTCATCCGAAGACTGCAATGGCCGTTGCAGGCGCGCTCAAACGTATGCAAGTGGAAGGGAGCGCTTTCCCGGAGGGAAATATAATCATCTGGGACCGCACGGTCAGCGAACTCCGCCGCGCCGGTTACACAATCAATACCGGAACAACCGGTATACGGTGTTTCGGCACCGATCAGTCCGGAATCGGTTACTCTACAATAAATTATAATGTGGCCGGCAGTACTCAGCGTCTGAGCCGTATCATTACCGACATGTGCGATTACCTTATCAATCTCTCGGTGTTTAAAAACCATGACATGGCGGGTGTGACATTCAGCATGAAAAACCACTATGGCACCTGCAATAACCCAGGGGGTCTCCACGGCGGCTACTGCGATCCTTACATTGCGGCGCTCAACAATCTGTCTCCCATCCGTACCAAACAGGTCATCTCCATCTGCGATGCTCTCTGGGGCATCGTTGCCGGGGGTCCCGGCGGCGCACCCCAGGTCACCCCGAAATCACTGATCGTGAGCCGTGACCCGGTGGCGCATGATGCGGTATGTACTCAGGAAATCGGAAATCTCGGATGCAAAACACTCAAAATCGCCACCCACATCGCCACCGCCGCAAAGGCGCCCTATTCACTTGGTATCGCAGACCTCGGACAGATTGAGATACTACGGCTTCAAAATCCCAAGCTGGCAGTTAAAGAGTTTGAAAGCGGTGAAACCGCGCCCCAGGTGTTCCGGGTGTTTCAGAATACCCCCAATCCATTCAATGTGGAAACGGTAATTTCCTATCGGCTTTTTCGTCCTGCGGCGGTGAAGCTCGATATCTATTCGATCCGAGGAACCATCGTACGACGCCTGGTGGACGAACGCCAGAACGCCGGGCTGTATCGAGTGAACTGGGACGGCCGTTCAAAAGAGGGTCTTCCCGCAGCTAGCGGGATATATTTCGGGCGATTTTTAATCGATAAACATAGAGGGATTGTTTGTATGCAGTTGCTCAAATAA
- a CDS encoding DUF2911 domain-containing protein, producing the protein MKRFNIALSMVSVLLLVIPSAAQAQGEKVRASLKASVTQRLGIDTDITIDYSRPGVKGRVIWGKLVPYGLAPGNNYSKDKPFPWRAGANENTTIQCTKDILVEGKKLPAGKYGIHMIPSEKNWIIAFSKKNDLDGSYLYNQEDDIFRITVTPISSPHQEWLLYGFDDLSGTSATAFLHWEKLKVPFKIQIIQ; encoded by the coding sequence ATGAAACGATTCAACATCGCGCTCAGTATGGTTAGTGTCTTGTTGCTTGTTATACCATCAGCAGCACAGGCACAGGGTGAAAAAGTTCGTGCGAGCCTCAAGGCCAGTGTGACTCAAAGGCTGGGAATCGATACCGATATCACTATAGATTACAGCCGGCCTGGGGTCAAAGGAAGAGTAATTTGGGGCAAACTCGTGCCCTATGGATTGGCGCCAGGCAACAACTACTCAAAGGATAAGCCTTTTCCCTGGCGTGCGGGAGCGAACGAAAATACCACCATTCAATGCACCAAAGATATCCTCGTTGAAGGAAAGAAACTGCCGGCAGGCAAGTACGGCATCCACATGATACCATCGGAAAAAAACTGGATCATCGCATTCAGCAAGAAAAATGATCTTGATGGAAGCTATCTTTATAACCAGGAAGATGATATTTTTAGAATAACGGTGACACCGATCAGTTCTCCTCACCAAGAATGGCTGTTATACGGATTTGACGATTTGTCTGGAACATCCGCGACAGCATTCCTGCACTGGGAAAAGCTGAAGGTTCCTTTTAAGATTCAGATAATACAGTAA